One window of the Amycolatopsis mediterranei genome contains the following:
- a CDS encoding GntR family transcriptional regulator, with translation MACVRRGVASGELALGEQLPPAAELAKALSVDRNTVLAAYRQLREDGVLEFRRGRGARVASAVTEPAPVTEAAQLLVAVARRHGLGRHDLLRLIEKLT, from the coding sequence GTGGCGTGCGTACGCCGGGGCGTGGCTTCGGGCGAGCTGGCCCTCGGCGAACAGCTGCCGCCGGCGGCAGAGCTGGCGAAGGCACTTTCGGTCGACCGCAACACCGTGCTGGCCGCCTACCGGCAACTGCGCGAAGACGGCGTACTGGAGTTCCGCCGGGGCCGCGGGGCACGGGTCGCCTCGGCCGTCACGGAGCCGGCCCCCGTCACCGAGGCGGCCCAGTTGCTCGTAGCCGTTGCCCGCCGGCACGGCCTCGGGCGCCACGATCTGCTGCGCCTCATCGAGAAGCTGACGTGA
- a CDS encoding AAA family ATPase, whose product MFVLVGGWPGAGKSTLAAALGPRLGLPVLAKDEIKEALAEELGRPRTVDESRRLGRAAVLTALRVARRCPGAVLDSTWFDYTRPLVAQLPGRVVEVRCVVPLEIARARYYARAAHRHAGHFDLARQETELWGDPVRPLGAGPLVEVDTTTEPDILAVVADILRAAGRSD is encoded by the coding sequence ATGTTCGTGCTGGTAGGTGGCTGGCCGGGGGCGGGCAAGAGCACGCTGGCGGCCGCACTCGGTCCGCGGTTGGGATTGCCGGTGCTGGCCAAGGATGAGATCAAGGAAGCGCTCGCCGAGGAGCTCGGGCGTCCCCGCACGGTGGACGAGTCGCGGCGGCTGGGCCGGGCGGCGGTGCTGACGGCTCTGCGAGTGGCGCGTCGCTGCCCCGGTGCGGTCCTGGACAGCACCTGGTTCGATTACACCCGGCCCCTGGTGGCGCAGTTACCGGGCCGGGTGGTGGAAGTGCGTTGTGTGGTGCCCCTCGAGATCGCCCGGGCGCGGTACTACGCGCGTGCCGCGCATCGGCATGCGGGCCATTTCGATCTGGCACGTCAGGAGACCGAACTGTGGGGCGACCCCGTCCGCCCGCTCGGCGCCGGCCCCTTGGTGGAGGTCGACACCACCACTGAACCGGACATCCTCGCGGTTGTCGCCGACATCCTCCGCGCGGCCGGGAGATCCGACTGA
- a CDS encoding alpha/beta hydrolase — protein MSCTGWPDGPSLAERLPGRLAPAAPVLVTATEDDPITPSAWTADLGARIAGSHVLIAPVAGHGALDNAPCAADAIDTYLATGALPPEEKCRNGTGNPSRSPGGDARSR, from the coding sequence ATGTCGTGCACCGGCTGGCCGGACGGCCCGAGCCTGGCCGAGCGGCTGCCCGGCCGGCTCGCCCCGGCCGCACCGGTCCTCGTCACCGCCACCGAGGACGACCCCATCACCCCGTCGGCATGGACAGCCGACCTCGGGGCGCGGATCGCCGGGTCCCACGTATTGATCGCGCCCGTCGCCGGACACGGTGCGCTGGACAACGCCCCATGCGCGGCAGACGCGATCGACACGTACCTGGCGACCGGCGCGCTGCCGCCCGAGGAGAAATGCCGCAACGGAACCGGAAACCCTTCCCGGTCGCCCGGTGGAGACGCCCGTTCTCGTTGA
- the lepB gene encoding signal peptidase I, protein MAEPVSQNASEDDPDRSEEDQPRRSRSEERGGSRRRRAKPAKKRSFWKELPILLVIALVLTILIQTFLAKVFMIPSGSMEATLHGCPGCTGDRILVDRVTYDFTEPSPGDVVVFKGPPAWVNNEVAPQEPSNIVVQGLQGLGSLVGFAPPDERDFVKRVIAVGGQTVQCCDQNRVVVDGKALDEPYVHWEDPSDQAEKPFDPVKVPAGTVWVMGDNRNNSEDSRFQGGGGANGAVPVDNIIGKARIIVLPPSRWGGITDHNPQASAQPVALGAPAWQSGLPLGAGIAGAWPALFLGRKLKSGVRRAAGRRR, encoded by the coding sequence GTGGCCGAACCCGTGTCCCAGAACGCTTCTGAGGATGACCCCGATCGCTCCGAGGAGGACCAACCGAGGCGGTCCCGTTCCGAGGAACGCGGGGGATCCCGCCGGCGGCGGGCCAAGCCCGCCAAAAAACGGTCGTTCTGGAAGGAACTGCCGATCCTGCTCGTGATCGCCTTGGTGCTCACGATCTTGATCCAGACATTCCTCGCGAAGGTCTTCATGATCCCTTCGGGCTCCATGGAGGCCACCTTGCACGGGTGTCCGGGCTGCACCGGCGACCGGATCCTGGTCGATCGGGTCACCTACGACTTCACCGAGCCCTCCCCGGGCGACGTGGTCGTGTTCAAGGGCCCGCCGGCGTGGGTCAACAACGAAGTCGCGCCGCAGGAGCCGAGCAACATCGTCGTGCAGGGCCTGCAGGGGCTGGGCTCGCTGGTCGGGTTCGCCCCGCCGGACGAGCGCGACTTCGTCAAGCGCGTGATCGCCGTGGGTGGCCAGACCGTCCAGTGCTGCGACCAGAACCGCGTGGTCGTGGACGGCAAGGCGCTCGACGAGCCGTACGTCCACTGGGAAGACCCGTCCGACCAGGCGGAGAAGCCCTTCGACCCGGTCAAGGTCCCGGCCGGGACGGTGTGGGTCATGGGCGACAACCGCAACAACTCCGAGGACTCCCGGTTCCAGGGCGGCGGCGGCGCGAACGGTGCGGTCCCGGTGGACAACATCATCGGCAAGGCGCGGATCATCGTCCTGCCGCCGAGCCGGTGGGGCGGGATCACCGACCACAACCCGCAGGCGTCGGCCCAGCCGGTCGCGCTCGGCGCGCCGGCGTGGCAGAGCGGTCTTCCGCTGGGTGCCGGGATCGCGGGGGCTTGGCCGGCGTTGTTCCTGGGGCGCAAACTGAAGTCCGGGGTGCGCCGGGCGGCCGGGCGGAGACGCTAG
- a CDS encoding SDR family oxidoreductase: MPGALVNLTNAMALDHGREIRVNAVHPGVTLSSQFIRDALAEGTSLRERFVDRVPMGRPGEPAEVAAVVAFLAGADAGYLN, translated from the coding sequence ATGCCGGGCGCGTTGGTGAACCTGACCAACGCGATGGCGCTGGACCACGGCCGGGAGATCCGGGTCAATGCCGTCCACCCGGGCGTGACGCTCAGCAGCCAGTTCATCCGCGACGCGCTTGCCGAGGGAACGTCGTTGCGCGAACGTTTCGTGGATCGGGTGCCCATGGGCCGGCCGGGGGAGCCGGCCGAGGTCGCTGCCGTCGTCGCGTTCCTTGCCGGTGCTGACGCCGGATATCTCAACTGA
- a CDS encoding histidine phosphatase family protein — protein sequence MRSIYVSTHPEATHHVERVVGGWLDSRLTPAGIRAAVSIAETLRSWIPADVEVEVISSDLQRTRRTAGETATVFGLEPIEDHRLRERSYGEAEGRPQEWLDQRFVPPPALGDRMGHDVGVLGAETTRTFARRVYAAMEEILRRPCEHQIIVTHGGTLTFVVAYWIGMPIESLSHVNFRVSSGSITTLREDDYFHNRQVVSLGDTRHLNA from the coding sequence GTGCGCAGCATCTATGTCAGCACCCATCCCGAGGCCACGCACCACGTCGAGAGGGTGGTGGGCGGGTGGCTTGACTCGCGGCTCACACCCGCCGGCATCCGCGCGGCTGTCTCGATCGCCGAGACACTGCGATCCTGGATACCCGCTGATGTCGAGGTGGAAGTCATTTCCTCGGATCTGCAGCGCACCCGTCGCACGGCTGGTGAGACAGCGACGGTATTCGGCCTGGAACCCATCGAAGACCACCGGCTGCGGGAGAGGTCCTACGGCGAGGCAGAGGGACGACCGCAGGAATGGCTGGACCAGCGATTCGTCCCGCCGCCGGCCCTCGGGGACCGGATGGGACACGACGTGGGAGTGCTGGGCGCCGAGACCACGAGGACGTTCGCACGACGCGTCTATGCGGCTATGGAGGAGATCCTGCGACGCCCGTGCGAGCACCAGATCATCGTGACGCACGGCGGCACTCTGACGTTCGTCGTCGCGTATTGGATCGGGATGCCGATCGAGTCGCTGAGCCACGTGAACTTTCGGGTGTCCTCCGGAAGCATCACCACGTTGCGCGAAGACGACTACTTCCACAACCGTCAGGTCGTCAGCCTTGGCGACACCCGCCACCTCAACGCATAA
- a CDS encoding RHS repeat-associated core domain-containing protein, translating to MELFVPTGGTFATGTRFYSYNGQVIATRASSGGLSWKLSDHQGSTYATVDAGNLAVTKRWQDPYGISRGTPPSTWPDKHGFVGGYQNTTGLTHLGARDYDPLSGRFLTADPVLDTGNPQALNAYSYGNNSPVSFSDPSGMTWGAECGSYRQDLWVKIFRTSPYALRWRVSPRLTT from the coding sequence ATGGAGCTGTTCGTCCCGACCGGCGGCACCTTCGCCACGGGCACACGGTTCTACAGCTACAACGGCCAGGTCATCGCGACCCGCGCGTCGTCGGGCGGCTTGAGCTGGAAGCTGTCCGATCACCAAGGCTCCACGTACGCGACGGTGGATGCCGGCAACCTGGCGGTGACCAAGCGCTGGCAGGACCCGTACGGCATCAGCCGGGGGACTCCGCCGTCGACCTGGCCGGACAAACACGGCTTCGTCGGCGGGTATCAGAACACGACCGGGTTGACCCACCTGGGCGCCCGCGACTACGACCCGTTGTCCGGCCGGTTCCTGACGGCGGATCCGGTGTTGGACACGGGCAATCCGCAGGCGTTGAACGCCTACAGCTACGGCAACAACAGTCCCGTGTCGTTCAGCGACCCGAGCGGCATGACGTGGGGCGCAGAGTGCGGGAGCTATCGTCAAGACCTGTGGGTGAAGATCTTTAGGACGTCGCCTTATGCGTTGAGGTGGCGGGTGTCGCCAAGGCTGACGACCTGA
- a CDS encoding RHS repeat-associated core domain-containing protein, with protein MRFARSRRALALGMAVVLLGSAQTAAAEAAAGGWHGLGWDLPPLQQTHSVDGVDGGFRAKPATPGGSSAPAKVSWPAAATADVDLAADTATAKAPAGQTVAVARSHAKATEAQHTPGKVRISTLDQAAAAKAGIKGVLVKVEPVFGDTSGPVNVDVDYRSFGDAYGGDFGGRLHLVQYPSCLLTTPDKPECHVGTPLSSENNAKTRHVAADVTLGQQQAATSMLVAAEADTKSGGGDFGATDLKPAGSWSAGGSSADFDYSYPIGMPAALGGTAPSVSLNYSSSSVDGLTSATNNQASGVGDGWSLSGGGFIERRYKGCSQDLGGNNGQTKTGDLCWFNDNATISFAGANGDLILDKNTQTWHPKDDDGTRVERLTGGANGDKFGEYWKVTTPDGVQYFFGLNHLPGWSSGKTETQSTWTAPVFGNNTNEPCNAATYAASWCNRAWRWNLDYVVDPHGNAIAYYYQPETNFYGLNRNASTANNPGTQYTRSGYLQRIEYGFNTKVADTFSHAPAQVLFDTAERCFPSGTITCDPGQLNSGTATSWPDVPSETICAQGAVCVYNSPSFFSRKRYTKITTQVSDGGAGWKPVREWALAQSFPPTTDGNKTALWLDSVTETGRISSPNTVGSAITLPATTFHAKSMANRVDTSAQYTALTRNRIDAVTTPQGGLTTVKYADPECKPGGPMPDPANLKNNTLSCYPVYWNPPGATDPVLDYFTKFRVTDVIEDANTTQQPQPKVTHYDYLGGAAWHYDDDPFSDPKYRTWSQWRGYGDVKTTTGLGPAGGDPSGPPVTTETFYLRGMEGATVTSPNWHESVTDRQEVAGFTRETVTYRDGQVVGGSLTEPWVSNATATDADGRTAAYTDTDTTRTRTWLDTKSTWRVSRTHTTHGKYGLATAVQTQGDTSDPKQTSCTLTTYLENATAWLLNSSSQVQKISGVCDGTANPPGPGNIISDTRTYYDKQAFGAAPSEGNITQIDSLDDWPVGGAEKITSPAATTVYDKYGRAVSATDALGLTSTTAYTPAEGGPVTQVDTTTPPVTAAADAPKFTSTKYLDPVSGITVASKDASGLRTDATQDALGRVVSVWKPGHSKAANAPADVLYSYSVRNAGGVSNVTTQTLLANGQYATSYTLVDGLGRTVQTQAPRADDGPGRIITDTFYDSQGRTYKTHNAYWNSAAPSSTLYVTDDASVPNTTLATFDSAGSPRASAYLLHAVEQWRTTTIPDGDRTTTIPPAGGTASTTITNGLGQTVQLLQYKDPTKYTPGSPADTTTYAYTRSGKQATVTDTTGKNVWTFEYDLKDRKIASTDPDTGRTTFTYDAAGRLLTTTDARNRLISYTYDNLGRKTAEYDGPALTGTKIAGWTYDTLLPGQPTSSTRYVGTKAYTKETTGYDTAGRPTGSKVTIPPGDKGLSGSYQFGITYDPNSGAVHTMNTPEEGGLPAEEVSFAYYDNGAPKTMLAVNTSGDFTKLVSSTAYNPLGQVLRTNYNDDQSPYQVSVTSTYADGTNRLETVQAQRSTSSDYWIANRVYSYNQVGNLTKIADTPPGTKSDVQCFRQDYLQRLTEAWTPGSGDCAAQPTTAGTDGAAPYWTSWTFDDTGDRKTQVQHTPSGDITTASTYPAPGASRPHAVEAVTTTGSSGTTQTSYGYTKTGSTESRGPAGAAQTFTYDAEGRVATAKEANGADSSYLYDADGNLLITKDPSGTTLSVGDMELFVPTGATFASGTRFYSYNGQVIATRASSGGLSWKLSDHQGTTYATVDAGNLAVTKRWQDPYGTSRGTPPSTWPDKHGFVGGYQNTTGLTHLGARDYDPLSGRFLTADPMLDTGNPQALNAYSYGNNSPISFSDPSGMMWGAECGPDGVLCGTGEAMSDPNYVDNRAFFMKQRGYSQQSIDSFRHIAANSGCKRGSACSKQREVVRGHVKKYSPITNDPQRLISLWSSLAMQIDGPRPFWNTATGTGDEMACYGQRGCHEAWIYLQGHGDDVAGAKVIAALYCVEHFEECEGEKQFNDMVMDDLSSLLLLGAMGLGSAAGAAAGETAAGEGAAGAAAGDGAAERAAFGCNSFPGSTPVLMADGSTKSIADIHVGEQIANMDPGKGDEEHHPVVAVHTTDTDREFVDVYLSTGHGFESVSTTAHHLFWDAARREWVPAVDLRSGDQVTTMGDAPVLVAGTYRHTGGDRTYNLSVDAVHTYYVEAGSTPVLVHNCGNGPIWTSTKKFNGPGNAFQHWKKHGSDFPGLQNAKQYVERATEFLRRPGPGVLTKIRSSGDVVRYDPNTQEFGVMTQDGIPRTYYVPDPATHGLPTNLDYFNAQ; from the coding sequence GTGCGCTTCGCCAGAAGCAGACGAGCACTGGCGCTCGGTATGGCCGTCGTGCTGCTGGGCTCGGCCCAGACCGCGGCGGCGGAAGCCGCGGCCGGCGGCTGGCACGGACTGGGCTGGGACCTTCCCCCGCTGCAGCAGACCCACTCCGTCGATGGCGTCGATGGAGGCTTCCGCGCGAAACCAGCTACGCCGGGGGGCTCGTCCGCGCCGGCGAAGGTGAGCTGGCCGGCGGCGGCCACCGCCGACGTCGACCTCGCCGCGGACACTGCCACGGCCAAGGCGCCCGCCGGGCAGACGGTCGCGGTGGCCCGCTCGCACGCCAAGGCGACCGAGGCCCAGCACACCCCCGGCAAAGTCCGCATCAGCACCCTGGATCAAGCTGCGGCCGCCAAGGCCGGGATCAAGGGGGTGCTGGTCAAGGTGGAGCCGGTGTTCGGTGACACGAGCGGGCCGGTGAACGTCGACGTCGACTACCGGTCGTTCGGCGACGCCTACGGAGGTGATTTCGGTGGTCGCCTGCACCTGGTGCAGTACCCCTCGTGCCTGCTGACGACGCCGGACAAGCCTGAATGCCACGTCGGCACCCCGCTCTCGTCCGAGAACAACGCCAAGACCAGGCACGTCGCGGCCGATGTCACCCTGGGGCAGCAGCAGGCTGCAACGTCGATGCTGGTGGCCGCGGAAGCCGACACCAAAAGCGGTGGCGGCGACTTCGGCGCGACCGACCTCAAACCGGCCGGCTCCTGGTCTGCGGGCGGGTCGTCGGCGGACTTCGACTACTCCTACCCGATCGGTATGCCCGCTGCGCTCGGCGGAACCGCTCCGTCGGTCAGCCTGAACTACTCCTCGAGCTCGGTGGACGGGCTGACGTCGGCGACGAACAACCAGGCCTCGGGCGTGGGCGACGGGTGGAGCCTGTCGGGTGGTGGGTTCATCGAACGCCGGTACAAGGGCTGCAGCCAGGACTTGGGCGGCAACAACGGGCAGACCAAGACCGGTGACCTGTGCTGGTTCAACGACAATGCCACGATCTCCTTCGCCGGCGCCAACGGCGATCTGATCCTGGACAAGAACACCCAGACGTGGCACCCGAAGGACGACGACGGCACGCGCGTCGAACGTCTCACCGGTGGCGCCAACGGTGACAAGTTCGGCGAGTACTGGAAGGTCACCACGCCCGACGGTGTCCAGTACTTCTTCGGTCTCAACCACTTGCCCGGCTGGTCGTCCGGCAAGACGGAGACCCAGTCGACCTGGACCGCGCCCGTCTTCGGCAACAACACCAACGAACCCTGCAACGCCGCGACCTACGCCGCATCCTGGTGCAACCGCGCGTGGCGCTGGAACCTGGACTACGTCGTCGACCCGCACGGCAACGCGATCGCGTACTACTACCAGCCCGAGACGAACTTCTACGGGCTCAACCGCAACGCCTCCACCGCGAACAACCCCGGCACGCAGTACACCCGCAGCGGCTACCTGCAGAGGATCGAGTACGGCTTCAACACCAAGGTCGCCGACACCTTCAGCCACGCTCCGGCGCAGGTGCTGTTCGACACGGCCGAACGGTGCTTCCCCAGCGGCACGATCACCTGTGATCCCGGTCAGCTGAATTCGGGAACGGCGACGTCGTGGCCGGATGTGCCGTCGGAGACGATCTGCGCCCAGGGCGCGGTGTGCGTGTACAACTCGCCGTCCTTCTTTTCCCGCAAGCGCTACACCAAGATCACCACCCAGGTCTCCGACGGGGGCGCCGGGTGGAAGCCGGTCCGCGAATGGGCACTCGCGCAGTCCTTCCCACCCACCACGGACGGGAACAAGACGGCGCTGTGGCTGGACTCCGTCACGGAAACAGGCAGGATCTCGAGCCCGAACACCGTCGGCTCGGCGATCACGCTGCCCGCGACGACGTTCCACGCGAAGTCGATGGCCAACCGGGTCGACACCAGTGCCCAGTACACCGCGCTGACCCGCAACCGGATCGACGCCGTCACCACCCCTCAGGGCGGCCTGACCACCGTCAAGTACGCCGACCCCGAATGCAAACCCGGCGGCCCGATGCCCGATCCGGCGAACCTGAAGAACAACACGCTGTCGTGCTACCCGGTGTACTGGAATCCGCCGGGCGCGACCGATCCGGTGCTGGACTATTTCACCAAGTTCCGGGTCACGGACGTCATCGAAGACGCCAACACCACGCAGCAGCCGCAGCCGAAGGTCACTCATTACGACTACCTCGGCGGTGCGGCCTGGCACTACGACGACGACCCGTTCTCGGACCCGAAGTACCGCACGTGGTCGCAGTGGCGCGGCTACGGCGACGTCAAGACGACCACCGGGCTCGGCCCCGCGGGCGGTGACCCGTCCGGCCCGCCGGTGACCACCGAGACGTTCTATCTGCGTGGCATGGAAGGCGCGACGGTCACCAGCCCCAATTGGCACGAATCGGTCACCGACCGCCAGGAGGTCGCCGGCTTCACCCGCGAGACTGTCACCTACCGCGACGGCCAGGTCGTCGGTGGCAGCCTGACCGAGCCGTGGGTATCGAACGCGACGGCGACCGACGCAGATGGTCGCACGGCGGCCTACACCGATACCGACACGACCCGGACCCGGACCTGGCTGGACACGAAGAGCACGTGGCGGGTGTCGCGCACGCACACCACCCACGGCAAGTACGGGCTCGCGACCGCGGTGCAGACCCAAGGCGACACCAGCGACCCCAAACAGACCAGCTGCACCCTCACCACCTATCTGGAAAACGCCACCGCCTGGCTGCTGAACTCTTCCAGTCAGGTGCAGAAGATCTCCGGGGTCTGCGACGGCACCGCCAACCCGCCCGGGCCCGGCAACATCATCAGTGACACCCGGACCTACTACGACAAGCAGGCCTTCGGCGCGGCGCCTTCGGAAGGCAACATCACCCAGATCGACAGTCTCGACGACTGGCCGGTGGGCGGTGCGGAGAAGATCACGTCGCCGGCCGCGACGACCGTGTACGACAAGTACGGCCGGGCGGTCAGCGCCACCGACGCACTCGGGCTGACCAGCACGACGGCCTACACCCCGGCCGAGGGCGGCCCGGTCACCCAGGTCGACACCACCACACCGCCGGTCACCGCCGCCGCAGACGCACCCAAGTTCACCTCGACCAAGTACCTCGACCCGGTCTCCGGCATCACCGTCGCGAGCAAGGACGCGAGCGGGCTGCGCACCGACGCCACGCAGGACGCCCTCGGCCGGGTGGTGTCGGTGTGGAAGCCTGGTCACAGCAAGGCGGCGAACGCGCCGGCGGACGTCCTCTACAGCTACAGCGTCCGCAACGCCGGTGGCGTCAGCAACGTGACCACCCAGACCCTGCTGGCGAACGGGCAGTACGCGACGTCGTACACGCTCGTCGACGGTCTCGGCCGCACTGTCCAGACCCAGGCGCCGCGGGCCGACGACGGCCCGGGCCGGATCATCACCGACACCTTCTACGACTCGCAGGGGCGGACGTACAAGACCCACAACGCCTACTGGAACAGCGCGGCCCCGTCGTCGACGCTGTACGTCACCGATGACGCGTCGGTCCCGAACACGACGTTGGCGACCTTCGACAGCGCGGGCAGCCCGCGGGCCAGTGCCTACCTGCTGCACGCCGTCGAGCAGTGGCGCACCACGACCATCCCCGACGGCGACCGAACGACCACGATCCCGCCGGCCGGTGGCACCGCGTCGACCACCATCACCAACGGGCTCGGCCAGACCGTCCAGCTCCTGCAGTACAAAGACCCCACGAAGTACACCCCGGGGTCACCGGCCGACACGACGACCTACGCCTACACCCGCAGCGGCAAGCAGGCCACGGTCACCGACACCACCGGCAAGAACGTCTGGACCTTCGAGTACGACCTGAAGGACCGCAAGATCGCCTCGACCGACCCCGACACCGGCCGGACGACGTTCACCTACGACGCCGCCGGCCGGCTGCTGACCACCACGGACGCACGCAACCGGTTGATCAGCTACACCTACGACAACCTGGGCCGCAAGACCGCCGAGTACGACGGCCCGGCGCTCACCGGCACGAAGATCGCCGGCTGGACCTACGACACCTTGCTTCCCGGGCAGCCCACCAGCTCCACCCGCTACGTCGGCACCAAGGCCTACACCAAGGAAACCACCGGCTACGACACCGCAGGCCGGCCCACCGGCAGCAAGGTCACCATCCCGCCCGGCGACAAGGGTCTTTCCGGCAGCTACCAGTTCGGGATCACCTACGACCCGAACTCGGGCGCCGTGCACACCATGAACACCCCCGAGGAGGGCGGTCTCCCGGCCGAGGAAGTGTCGTTCGCCTACTACGACAACGGCGCTCCGAAGACGATGCTGGCGGTCAACACTTCCGGCGACTTCACCAAGCTGGTCTCGTCGACGGCGTACAACCCGCTGGGCCAGGTCCTGCGGACCAACTACAACGACGACCAGAGTCCCTACCAGGTCTCGGTCACCAGCACCTACGCCGACGGCACCAACCGGCTCGAGACGGTGCAGGCGCAGCGTTCGACGTCGTCGGACTACTGGATCGCCAACCGCGTCTACAGCTACAACCAGGTCGGCAACCTCACGAAGATCGCCGACACCCCACCGGGCACGAAGAGCGACGTCCAGTGCTTCCGCCAGGACTACCTGCAGCGGCTCACCGAAGCCTGGACCCCCGGCTCCGGTGACTGCGCGGCCCAGCCCACGACAGCGGGCACCGACGGTGCAGCACCGTACTGGACGTCCTGGACCTTCGACGACACCGGCGACCGCAAGACCCAGGTCCAGCACACGCCGTCCGGCGACATCACGACGGCCTCGACGTACCCGGCTCCGGGTGCTTCGCGCCCGCATGCTGTCGAGGCTGTCACGACCACGGGCTCGTCAGGAACGACTCAGACGAGCTACGGCTATACGAAGACGGGTAGCACGGAGTCGCGTGGTCCGGCTGGTGCGGCGCAGACGTTCACCTACGACGCCGAGGGCCGGGTCGCGACGGCGAAGGAGGCCAACGGCGCGGACAGCAGCTACCTCTACGACGCCGACGGCAACCTCCTCATCACCAAGGACCCGAGCGGCACGACGCTGTCGGTCGGCGACATGGAGCTCTTCGTGCCTACCGGTGCCACCTTCGCCTCGGGCACGCGTTTCTACAGCTACAACGGCCAGGTCATCGCGACCCGTGCGTCGTCGGGCGGCTTGAGCTGGAAGCTTTCCGATCACCAAGGCACGACCTATGCCACGGTGGATGCCGGCAATCTCGCGGTGACCAAGCGCTGGCAGGACCCCTACGGCACCAGCCGTGGGACACCGCCGTCGACCTGGCCGGACAAGCACGGTTTCGTGGGCGGCTACCAGAACACCACTGGGCTCACTCACCTGGGCGCGCGCGACTACGACCCGTTGTCGGGACGGTTTCTGACGGCGGATCCGATGTTGGACACGGGCAATCCGCAGGCGTTGAACGCTTACAGCTATGGCAACAACAGCCCGATCTCGTTCAGCGACCCGAGCGGCATGATGTGGGGCGCAGAGTGCGGCCCCGACGGAGTCCTGTGCGGGACCGGCGAGGCGATGTCGGACCCCAACTACGTCGACAACCGCGCCTTCTTCATGAAGCAGCGGGGGTATAGCCAGCAGTCGATCGACAGCTTCCGCCACATCGCCGCCAACAGCGGCTGCAAACGCGGCTCCGCCTGCAGCAAGCAACGAGAGGTCGTCCGCGGACACGTCAAAAAGTACTCGCCGATCACCAACGATCCCCAGCGTTTGATCAGCCTCTGGTCCTCGTTGGCTATGCAGATCGACGGACCACGGCCGTTCTGGAACACGGCCACCGGTACCGGCGACGAGATGGCGTGTTACGGCCAGCGTGGTTGCCACGAGGCCTGGATCTACCTCCAGGGACACGGCGATGATGTGGCCGGTGCCAAGGTGATTGCGGCTTTGTACTGCGTGGAGCACTTCGAGGAGTGCGAGGGCGAGAAGCAATTCAATGACATGGTCATGGACGACCTGTCATCGTTGCTCCTGCTCGGGGCGATGGGCCTGGGGTCTGCCGCCGGAGCGGCAGCGGGTGAGACAGCCGCAGGCGAGGGAGCTGCGGGCGCCGCGGCCGGTGATGGAGCAGCTGAGCGAGCAGCCTTCGGGTGTAACAGCTTCCCCGGATCGACGCCCGTTCTCATGGCTGACGGGAGCACCAAGTCGATCGCAGACATCCACGTCGGCGAGCAGATCGCGAACATGGATCCTGGTAAGGGTGACGAGGAACATCACCCGGTCGTGGCAGTGCACACCACGGATACGGACCGAGAATTCGTAGACGTATACCTGAGCACGGGTCACGGCTTCGAGAGCGTCTCGACGACGGCACATCACCTCTTCTGGGATGCGGCGAGGCGCGAGTGGGTGCCTGCTGTCGACCTCCGATCGGGCGACCAGGTGACGACTATGGGTGACGCGCCCGTACTCGTCGCCGGAACGTATCGCCACACCGGTGGCGACCGGACTTACAACCTAAGTGTCGATGCTGTTCATACCTACTACGTCGAAGCCGGCAGCACACCCGTGCTGGTCCACAACTGTGGAAATGGACCGATCTGGACCTCGACGAAGAAATTCAACGGACCGGGGAATGCCTTTCAGCATTGGAAGAAGCACGGGTCGGACTTCCCCGGACTGCAGAATGCGAAGCAGTACGTGGAGAGAGCGACGGAGTTCTTGAGGAGACCGGGGCCTGGGGTGCTGACCAAGATCAGGTCGAGCGGTGATGTGGTCAGGTACGACCCCAACACGCAGGAGTTCGGCGTCATGACCCAGGACGGTATCCCCAGGACTTACTATGTCCCCGACCCGGCAACGCATGGTTTACCGACGAACCTGGACTACTTCAATGCCCAATGA